The proteins below come from a single Papaver somniferum cultivar HN1 chromosome 11, ASM357369v1, whole genome shotgun sequence genomic window:
- the LOC113321303 gene encoding exocyst complex component EXO70H1-like: protein MPKKGMRSVYHINPSKTPSSPYNSPLRNGTPLFSFSESMIAETISNAEQKISKWNQETSSYAKVTSLFYESRKEARDYINCVNDLQRAMHFLLTENPSSEKLIRSQQLMQVSMKRLQKEFYQILSTNRDHFDPESISNRSSVTSRSSLSDYEEEYDNGFDDEIQQVENSITEVERVSVLAISDLKVIADCMISSGYGKECVKIYKLIRKSIIDEGLYRLGIEKMTCQKIQRLDWEIIQLKLENWLKSVKISVTTLFSGERILCDQVFYSSDSIRESCFTEISKEGAVILFSFPELVLKSKKSSSEKIFRILDLYNSVSEIWPEIESIFSFESTSFIRNQALSSLEALGDSVRIMLSEFETTVQKDSSKIPVSGGGIHPLTEYGMSFIAGLSDYSVILLNLMEDWALSVETRLPESYFSPPNPNESAISIRFAWLILVLVCKLDGKAELYKDVTLSYLFLTNNLHFIVSRVRTSNLSFLLGEDWISKQEMKVKQYAWNYERLGWEKVVSVLSPVNSMGNAYADEMNNLLKRFSLAFEQVYRSQSSWIVPDSKLRNEIKVSICSKLLPLYRSLFDKYRVTLQGEPITLGDSSSSMIFSPDDLGNYLSDLFYGNASSTTTSTTTHSSRVAMLRLNFRPRWCFSF, encoded by the coding sequence ATGCCGAAAAAAGGAATGAGAAGTGTTTATCACATAAACCCCAGCAAAACACCATCttctccatataattctccattgaGAAATGGAACTCCATTATTTTCTTTCTCGGAATCAATGATCGCCGAAACTATAAGTAACGCAGAACAGAAGATAAGCAAATGGAATCAAGAAACATCTTCTTACGCCAAAGTGACTTCCTTATTCTACGAAAGTAGAAAAGAAGCTCGAGATTACATTAACTGTGTGAATGATTTACAAAGAGCTATGCATTTCTTGTTAACAGAAAATCCAAGTTCTGAAAAACTTATTCGTTCTCAACAACTCATGCAAGTTTCAATGAAAAGACTACAGAAAGAATTTTATCAGATTTTATCAACGAACCGAGATCATTTCGATCCTGAATCAATCTCGAATCGTTCTTCCGTAACGTCGAGATCGAGTTTAAGTGATtacgaagaggaatatgacaaTGGTTTTGATGACGAGATTCAACAAGTTGAGAACTCTATAACCGAGGTTGAACGAGTCTCTGTTCTTGCTATATCTGATCTGAAAGTAATCGCCGATTGTATGATTTCTTCTGGTTACGGAAAAGAATGTGTCAAAATTTATAAACTCATTAGGAAATCAATTATAGACGAAGGTCTTTATCGATTAGGAATCGAAAAAATGACTTGTCAAAAAATTCAAAGATTAGATTGGGAAATTATCCAACTCAAGCTTGAAAATTGGTTAAAATCTGTTAAAATCTCAGTTACGACACTGTTTTCAGGTGAACGAATTCTTTGTGATCAAGTTTTTTACTCGTCCGATTCGATTAGAGAATCATGTTTTACTGAAATTTCAAAAGAAGGTGCAGTGATTCTTTTCAGTTTCCCTGAACTAGTTTTAAAGAGCAAGAAGTCATCATCTGAAAAGATTTTTCGAATTCTCGATCTTTACAATTCCGTTTCTGAAATCTGGCCAGAAATTGAGTCAATTTTCTCGTTTGAATCGACAAGTTTTATTCGTAATCAGGCTTTATCTTCACTTGAAGCGTTAGGTGATTCGGTTCGAATAATGTTATCGGAATTCGAAACAACGGTTCAGAAGGATTCATCTAAAATTCCAGTTTCAGGTGGTGGAATTCATCCGTTAACTGAATATGGTATGAGTTTTATTGCTGGGTTAAGTGATTACAGTGTAATTTTATTGAATTTAATGGAAGATTGGGCGTTATCAGTTGAAACCCGGTTACCAGAATCATACTTCTCACCTCCAAATCCTAATGAATCTGCGATTTCAATTCGTTTCGCTTGGTTAATTCTTGTCCTTGTTTGCAAACTCGATGGAAAGGCAGAATTATACAAAGATGTAACACTATCATATCTTTTTCTCACCAATAATCTTCATTTCATTGTCTCGAGAGTTCGTACTTCAAATCTTTCGTTTCTTCTTGGTGAAGATTGGATTTCAAAACAAGAAATGAAAGTTAAACAGTATGCTTGGAATTATGAAAGACTGGGTTGGGAAAAAGTTGTATCCGTTTTGTCACCAGTTAATTCGATGGGCAATGCTTATGCAGATGAAATGAACAATTTGTTGAAGAGATTTTCTTTagcttttgaacaagtttatagAAGTCAATCTTCATGGATTGTACCTGATAGTAAGCTCAGAAATGAAATCAAAGTTTCCATATGCTCTAAGCTCTTACCATTATATAGGTCGTTATTCGATAAATATCGTGTTACGTTACAAGGTGAGCCGATAACTTTaggtgattcttcttcttctatgatCTTCTCTCCTGATGATTTGGGTAATTACTTATCGGATTTATTTTATGGTAATGCTTCTTCTACGACTACCAGTACTACGACGCATTCATCTCGTGTAGCAATGCTACGACTGAATTTCAGACCGAGATGGTGTTTTTCTTTCTAA